CGGTCGAGGTGGAAAAGGACTTTCGGACGATACTGCTACCCGGGCTGCTCGAGCACCAGCAATCCCTTCAGGAAGGTTTCATTCAGGCGTGGTAAGTAATGGGCATGGTCCGGCGGTGGTCCATTAAATGCAGACACGACTGAGCACGGTCCTGCCGCAAGCACGGTTGGGTAGTCGACCGGAATTAGTCAGCAAATTATGCGCGCGCGTCGGCACACCGCCCGGAGACCATCGGAATGGCCCAAGAGTAATTTGGAATGGGGATTGCCTGGAattaatttgattaacatcCGGTCAAAGGTGGATGATGGTTGTGGGtgagagataaagagagagcACTGGAAGTCCAAAGCCCAATCTCTAATGTCGGGGCTGTCGGTATCCCTGTCATGTTTGCTTCCTGCCACTTCCATCCACAGTACAGTCAAATCATGCTAGCAATCTAATTTATGAAAGTCACGCCGGCCCTCTGGGTAGGTCCTTGGTGCTTGGGCCTCCACGCACAACGCATCAACAAGTGAAGAGCTTGAATAATGTTGCTCACATTTCATCGATCGTTATGATCACGAACATGATTTATTGGGCCCTAAATTTGGTATCGACGAAGGATAGGGTTTTCATCTAGAACTTCCCAGAATTCCTTCGATCTCCAGTTACCGTTCAAGTCTTCTTGTTTCTAATTTTCATTCCACTTGCTCGTTTTCTTCCAGGAGCAACCTGCTACAAGAGATTGCAAAGCTGAGTGACATGACGTCGGAAAAGTTCGTCGATATACAGCAGCGCATTGAGTCGAGCATAGCGGGAATCAACTCCACCGAGGAGTATCGTGAATTTACGGAGAAGCACAAAACCTCACCGACCGCTCCGGTCATTTTCCAGTTCGACGAAAGTCTCGTCGAGGATAGCCTCGGTAAGCTGCAAGCGAACACGCTGACCGTAGACAACCTGACCGTGGATTGGCTGCGGGGCCGGCAAACGGAGCTCGAGGGTACGATCAAAGATCTGCAGGAGCGGCAAAACAAGCTGTGCGGTGATACGAACGGTACGAATGGTGCTGCCGGCAGCAGTCCAGTTAGCACGCCCGGTACGAAACCCTCCACACCCATACTGAACGGCTCCAATAGCAACGGTGCGCTCGGCAAAGATCACGCCGTTAACAAGTAAGTGAGAGCACATAGTAGGCTGTGCGGAGCAGTTTAAATCATGTCTaacgtttttctttcgtcCAACGAACAGATCGTCCAAGGAGCTGAACACACTACGCTGCCAAGAACGATCAACGCTCAAGCTGGTTGACATGATCCGTTCGGCGCTGAATGAAGTTGGCTGTGAGGAGCTGCCATCCGGTTGTGATGACCTGTCCGTGGAGCATCTGATCGAGAACAAAAAGTCTGTCAGCCAGGATCTTtcggtaagtgtgtgtgtgtcccgaATCGGAATCGTGTTTTTATGGTAACATGCGTGACGATAGACTTGAATGTCCCTCTGTTGAAGGAATCCTCAACGAAAGGTGTAGCTCACATTACTCCCATTTGTATTGTTCCATCATAATGCAACATTTGGTAACGGTGATGGTTTAATTTGgcgattttgttttggatttggAACTAACGTAAAGCCACCCTGGTTTTCTGTTTCTCGCTGTTTCTATTCTCATCCCTATCTTCAATATCTTCACACGGTCTTTCATATCGGTGCTTTTGATATCTACCATCTATCATCATTTTATGTGTGGGCATAATGTTTAGGTGGACAGCTCACTACAGCATACCTCCACCGCGTTGGGTCTCTTCTCCTTGCGCactggtggtggcggcggcggcagcagtggtggtggtgtgatgTCGATGCTAATGGAACAACTCAGGCGCAAATCTGGGCCGCCAACCATTTCAGGATCAAGCACCGCCGGTAAGACACCACGGTCCGGACCAACACCGGTGCAGACCCCTAAACCGGGCCATCGAGGAACAACGGTAACTAGCGCTGACAGTGATCCTTTGTGTGCGACCGTTGCGTGTCGTGTTCGTGTTGCTTCGGGGGGTGATCTTTCACGGCCCGCCTCTAACCCTGCCCGGTCGGATGGGACCGAGGCGGACACGTACGCGGAACTCCTTCCCGACGGAAACGATTCCGACCATCGACTGTCGAACGTTTACGTCGACATGGAGGCGTGTCTGTTGCAAGCGCTCGATGTGGAACGATCGTTTGAGTATACTAACATTAGTAGCTGCAGCCGCAAGCAACCGCTGCTCGCATCCGCGGCGCAGGATAGCTTTGGCGAATCCGAACTGCCTAACCCAACTAACACGGACCATCGCCATGTGCCGCAGTATAGACGTTTACGCACGCAAGCTAGCAGTGAGGATAGTGAAATGCATTTGCTTAACCACCGGTACCACGGTCGGGCAGCGGATGagcacgacgacgacgatgaagGTGGCAGTGGCACCACAGCGGATGACTTGAACGATTCCAAAAACAATCTGCTTCGGGACGAAAGTTTCGACGACAGCCAACGGCAGGAAGCGTCACCGTTTCATGGCATTGCCGATTGTTCGTGGGCGCAGGGTTCCGCAGAAGAGCTGGAAGGTGACGCTAACAAGTATCTCACGATGAGGAAGGAGGGATCTGTGACCACCGTTGAAACGAGTCCGTCGAAGACGCTTGAAGATCAGTGGAAATCGTCGATTGAGCGACATCTGGACAATATCGATGCGCTCAACCAGAAGCTAGACGAACACCAACGTTTGGCAGCTCGGCTGTCCGAGGAATATGAGTACATTCGCGTTCAAACGCTACGACCCGGTGCTTCGATACAGCAACCACCGAGTCATTCCAACCCATCCAAACCACCGGTGACGTTCGAGAAGATGCATAGCTTCCGGGAGAAGATAAAGCGTCGAATCAAAGGATCGAAGGCGGACGGTGATAAGGCGGATCGTTCCGTATCTCCCGATACGCCTGATCAAGGGGAAAGCTTTTCGGGTCGACTGAGAAACCGCATCACAGCCCACCACACTCAGCGACAGTTTCGCCTCATGAAGGACACGGACTCGGCAAGCCCATCGACCGATCGGTCGCTAGCGGAACGTGTCCCGAACGGTGCGTCCGCTAACGGtcgcaaaaagaagaaacgtAAAGCATCGAAAGCGAATCGAACCGCACAGCAAAGGCAGCAGAACCGTCTTCTTGGTGGAGGTGATGCACAGCAACGTCAGCAACCGTGCCATCCCCAGCAATCCGAAGACGAGCTTTTGGCCGAAGAAAATCTTGGACTTTCGCCCGAGCACAGTGGTCCAAAGGCTGGTGGTACATCCTTCTCTCAAACTGTCCGCGCTACCTGGCGAGAACTTATGCACTCCACCAACAAGGTGAAGGATTCTTCCCTAAATCTTACCCTCCGATCGGATAGGCCGGAGGAAAAGCTCGACCTGATAGCGGATCAGGATCGGCAAGGGTTGCTCTCGATCCGGTTCACATTTTCCGACGGTGAACGAAAGCAAGAGACAGTGGAAGGAGCGTCCGATTTGAACGCCACCGGAGACTACTGCGTCCCGTTGCTTGTATCCCGAACCGAAGACAATAAGTTGCAAGACGTTGCTCCGGAGCCATCCCAACCGGAGGCAACACAACGGGGAAATAAAGCGGGACCTAATAGTCTGAAGAGCAATCTCCGAGACAAACTGACAAAGCTGGTGCACAAAAAAACCTCCTCCAGCAATTCCTCCTTGTCGGCCAGCCGATGGACCACCTCGCCGCAAGTTTGTCGTACGTGTTCCAAAAGGATTGTGCCTCGTTCAGGTGATGGTGTCGGTATACATCCAAGTCGTACGGTGTTGGATTTTAGGAAAGAATTCCCCGATATTGACATCTGCGAAGGGGACCACGGTAGTTGTGCAGGGGATGGTGTTCAGGTTGATGCCCAACAGTGGCCACTTTCGGAGATGATCAATCTCGAGTACGAAGATATCGATGTGCTAACGATCAAGCCCCATAAATTAATCGATCCCTCCGAGGGTGGCGTCGGTGTGAGTGTGAGTATTGGTAATCTTGTGCGAGCATGCGCTCGTGATTGCATGGGAATTACATTGCTTCTTCATTTActagttgtttgtttgtttgtttgttttttctattCATTGTTTTGTGCTTCTTCAAGTGCTTTTATGTAACAGTTGTTCAATTAGTATTAATTCCCTTACTTTGCATGCTGTCTTATTACACGTTTTACACTATTAATCCTCTCGTAGCACCTTTCTTTAATTAAGTTCTTTACTTGTTTTAGTTAAGTAAACGTTTATGAATCAGTGAGCAGCCTTGTTGTCGGTGGATACAAAGCAATAACTCATCCCTCCACTTACCATCTACATCATAACGGCTAACGGCTCGTCTTTGACCCAAATAGCGAAAGGATCAGCACACGCACTACATTGCACTTTCCCTTCATTGCGGTACATCACCATCGGCGAGGAATTGGTCCCGATTGCACAATTTCATCCATTCCGACAAGACACGTTATTTGTGGTCTTGTCCCCACCCTATTGCACAACCATGCCGGTACGCAGTACTTAGCGACGTTAGAACGACGACGCTGTCGCGTTTTGCCGCCTTCTCGTCTTCTCACCGCCACTTATCAACCGATCAACCAATCACTTCGAATTCGTTCCGCAGTGACCTTTCGCAGCGACACAATCACCACACGTTGACATTCACAGATGATGGTGttttttatcacttttttctttctatcgCGCTCTCTTCCCAAAGCCCTTTTCACCGTCGGTTTTCGATCTGAAGGGCAGGTTCAAAACATTCTCAATTTGCTCGATCGACGCATTTAGAATTGCCACCATTATGGCGTGGCGAGTGATTGGAAAAgggtgggcaaaaaaaaaccaggggAAAATTGCCGCGAGACGGCAGTAAATCAGACAAACATGTGCTGCGCGCATTTAAAACAACGCGCACCGGATGAACAGTGTTTCCTATCCCgcaatgatttaattttatttttaatatgtttacccgtagagtaaaaaaaataggcagagtcacacacacacacgccaaacGCGTTAACGCGTGATGAAATCTGTGATGGAGACACAGCATCAGCGGCACGACATTAGCATGCCATCACAGTGTGCAAAACGTGTTTGATTGTCATCCCATTCGACAAAGACAAACGTGCCCGGCAACGTCTGATAAATTCTGCAAAGAAGGGCttagtgtttatttttttactacCACTAGAGCATCTCCGTACGGGTGGAATGTGACGCTGTGCTTAGTGATAATCTTAATCATCACTCACATAATCCATCGAAAAACCAGAGCCTAGACTCACACACGCAGCGCACAGTGTGGCGAATTTTCACGATCACGTATGAAAATTCACGTTTTTTCCGTGTAGCATCCTGCCTGTCTACGCACGGTATGCTTTTTCCACCCCTGCATCCcactttttacaaaaaaaaaaccaccacttGAGATCGCGCACGATCGCCACCCAGCAATAGCGGCAGCTCTTTGTTTGACACAgacgctctttctctctcgctcgatcGCTTTTCACGTCCATCCAGAGTAAAATTGGGAGGGAAAAATGCGCTCGTTCTGTCCCCGGTTATGATGGTCAGTAAAAAATTAGCTACCACCATGAATAGAGGTGCGCTTATGTCCGCGTAGTTCGCGTAGTGCGCGGGTGTGAAATGAAGTAGGCCTAGAGTTAGTGAAGCAGACAGGCAGTTAAGGTActaattgaatgaatgaagaaTGATCTGGAAAAACTAGATCTCTTGTTTAACTATAGTTGAAATTTGATACGCGGAAAAGTGACCACATAACTTGAAGAAGCGGTACTGTATCGGATCGGTGTGTAAGTGTGCATTCACAATACGGGGCAAAAGTGAACGGAAAATAATTTCCCAGCGAAAAATGAGCAGTACAGAGATCAGCACCACTGCATCGACATCGTCCTCGTACGAAACCGATAGCGTCTATCACAACTTCCTGTTCCCGCCGCGGCCACCGGTGCGCAAGAAACGCATCCGAACGCTGCTGATGGTAAACATggtttttgcacaaaatcACCCCATTTTGCCGTCCATACATGTGTGTGGCGTAACTTTAAATCCACACCATCGAAAGGATTACGGACACTTTAAAGAACGACACACAACCATCGCGTACATCAGTAAAATCATCCTTAATCCATCGTTCGCCTTAAACTCTCCTTATTCTCAATCTTTTTCTTTCGTCCTACTGCACCTCCAAAAATATGCCTTTCGTTCGCCCGTAACGTTCGTCACCGACGGTCGTCAATGTGTTTGAACGGTGGAAAAATACGTCACGCGCCGCGCACCATACGGAAAATGTTGGGATCCTGCGGCTTATGTCTGTACTTTTGGTCATCATCGTACAAACACCCGAAACATGGTGTTCCATACCTTGCTACCGTGCCGTGGTTTTGCttcgtctctctctctcttttcgaTCTTATGTGCGTGGGTGTTGGTCTTGTAGAAACTGAGCGAAGTTACTAAGGCGATGGTAAGCGGTTCCATTTGATATAAGTGTTGACGTTAGTCTTCAGCCATCATCTGTACTTCGCACAGAAGCGAACAAGAAGCAAAAGCCGAAAATAAAACTCATCGCATGCTCATCTGTCCCAACACCAGCATACTTTTTACATGAGTGGATgctataataatttaatttttaatcgtttttatcattttacaagttcatcaaattttttggggaaaaaaaattgaaccaTCAAAATTAGGAACTCTCTGAAGCTGAGGACATTCGAGAGGATGTGTGGGAGATATCTTATCAAAGTCACCAAATCACTTTAAAGCAACCTTCTCCTTATGTATCCTTATGCTTTACACTAATCGTGCAACAAAGAATGTATGCTTGTCTTCCACGCTGACTGCTCCTTGTCCTTGACATCAGACATACAAGCTTTTCCAGCGTATTCTCAATGCCCGTTAGCATTCCGCTCGCACCCGAGCGATTACATTAaagatttaaattcaattaagcATTGACCTGAATTCCTTCTGCAACCGTAACAAACAGCCAATACCATCGCACCGCTGTTTTTGAATGGAACACATGGAAAGAAGTGGGGGGCGGAGGGAAAActgatggaaaatgtttcgatttcgatgtctttttttcctccctgcCAGAAGTTCATATTCCGCACGTAACGAAAATACTAACATCCATCATAGACGTTAGAGTATCATGTTAAGTTTGCCAACTTGGCATCGGTTTCAAACAGGGGACTCGTCTCATCTTGCGGCCGTATGATCTGTCTATCTCATCCGGCATCGTGCCCATGTTGTACAACCCATTGGCGTACATGATCATGCTAATAGGTGATTTATTTCACGATCACGATTCTTGGCGCTGACAGGCCATCAGGCCAGACGTTAATTGATGACCCTTTAGTGTCCCTTCATTGTTCAGAGAATCGGTTCTCCAATTATTCACCTTCATTGGCAATGGGaataatttcctttttgttcgaATATTAGGGCGTAACAACGAGAGTTGCTCTCTTGATGAAACGAAAAGTCTTATCACTTATCACTTTGAGGGACTTCCGTTTTTTGTGTAATTCTAGTGTGATTTTAAACGTTTGAAGGTCTGGTGACATCTGAAGTTTCTGAGTTCACCATAAGAATTTTAAGGACTCTGTCGCACGGTGTCATTTCTCATGACGTTACTGAAAGCTTTACGATCATCGCGCACTACACAGTCCTTAAATATTGGACAACTTGTATTTTTATAGAAGTAATTATTGCAATCTGAAAAGGGATCACGTGTCCATTCATTCCAATGCATCTTCAGTTCGAATCCTTCATATTCACCGTTTGCTTTCGCTATCCACCGACAACTGCTACATCTGTATCCGTCGATTCTGTTTCTCACGAATCTGTTGTACGTAATGCTTCCATATGCAACCTCCCCTTCCATCACAGATGACTTTATCGACAAACCGTCCGCTGCATGAGGAAGAATGGTTCCACGGTGTTCTGCCCCGTGAGGAAGTTGTACGATTGCTGCGCAACGAGGGCGACTTCCTGGTGCGCGAAACGACCCGCAACGACGAAAGTCAAACCGTACTAAGTGTCTGCTGGAACGGACACAAGCATTTCATCGTGCAAACAACCGCCGAGGTAAGGTAGAGCACGAGAAGAATCAACTAAACGACTAATCGAACCATCACCCAACTAATCACCACCTTCCAGGGTCATTATCGGTTCGAAGGGCCTGCCTTCCCGAGCATACAGGAGCTGATCGTGCATCAGTATCAGTCCGAGCTGCCAGTCACGGGACGTTCCGGGGCGGTTCTACGCAAACCCGTGCTGCGCGAACGCTGGGAACTCAGTAACGACGATGTGATTCTGCTGGACAAGATTGGCCGTGGCAATTTCGGCGATGTGTACAAAGCGAAGCTGAAATCGTCCAAAAACACACTCGTAGCCGTTAAGACCTGCAGGATGACGCTGCCCGAGGAGCAAAAGCGCAAGTTTCTCCAGGAAGGCCGCATTCTGAAGCAGTACGATCATCCGAACATTGTCAAGCTGATCGGTATCTGTGTGCAGAAGCAACCGATCATGATCGTGATGGAGCTGGTGGCCGGCGGTTCGTTGCTAATGTTTCTGCGCAAAAACGCTTCCACGCTGGGCCAGCGGCAGATGATGGGCATGTGTCGGGATGCGGCGGCCGGTATGCGCTACCTGGAATCGAAGAACTGCATCCATCGGGATCTTGCGGCCCGCAACTGTTTGATCGGGAATGAAAACATTGTAAAAATCTCCGACTTTGGCATGTCCCGCGAGGAGGAAGAATATATAGGTAAGAGTGGAGTGTGGCGTGTAGAGTTTTGGGTggttaaatattaatatttgttttctgttctAGTGTCTGGTGGCATGAAACAGATCCCAATCAAATGGACCGCACCGGAAGCGTTGAACTTTGGCAAATACACATCACTTTGTGACGTCTGGTCGTACGGTATATTGGTGTGGGAAATTTTCAGCAGAGGCGATACACCGTACTCGGGCATGAGCAATTCGATGGCACGCGAACGAATAGACGAAGGCTATCGCATGCCGACACCGGAGGGTGCCCCACCCGAGATGTACCGACTTATGCTCAAGTGTTGGTCGTACGAACCGGAAAGCCGACCACACTTTGATGAGATTTACAGTGTCGTTGACGCACTGTTGCTCTGCACCAAGGACTGACGGCTGGCGGACACCGGGATGAGCATATCGAAAGCGAAGGATGTCATCGCTGGATGGCCAGCTGCCCGTGGGCTGTGGAATGAAGGGTTGACAATGTTGCAGCGATTGATTAATGCTTCAAATGGGGTTTAGCATGGGGGGAGCATTACTCCATCGGGAAAGGATGTATCGGCATGTCGCCAGTCTATCGAACATTTTCCCCATAACACTCCAGCTGATGCTTACAGCTTTTGTTCAGCTTTACATTACTCTACATGGCGACGAGGGCGTAGCACTGGATGGCGAGAATTTCGTTTGCAAACATTTAACTTCTAAGAACAAGGTGCTTTCTGTAGGGAAACGGAATTAGAGCGGATGCAGCAAgcagaaaatgaaatgaaatggtaAGTGAAAATTCATGGTGAGAGCATAACAACAAAATGACAGACAACAAAATAAGTGGAAACTGGAGACGATTACTAGGTTTAGTTCGCTGGCCGCAACTTTTCTCTGTACAGGCTCTATGAAAGGTGGCAAAGGTTGGGCTAATCGTTAGGTAGATGGTACGGTAGGTTGAGTTGGGTTTATCAAAGGAACGATAACAACGAAACACGACGCAACACAAATAGGGTAAGGTCTTTAGAAAAAGTGTAGGCAAACAGGTGTGTTTGTGGGCAAAGTGGCAGAAGAATGTGGGATTCGTATTTTAATCGAATGTATATTGTAGAAGTATGCAACTGTGGTCAAAATTTAGGCAAAGGTAAGTATTTGTATGAGGACGCGGAAATGCGTGCGGTTTGAGGTGTGAATGATCGAGTGAATGATCAAGGGAAAGACTTCGCCGGGTACACAAAATGGTATGGAATGCGAGAAATGTGAGCAACGCTTGCAACGATGTGTGATAGTTGTTTAGAGATGGAGCGAGATGATTTATAGAGCTAAAAGGGAAGCAAATCGGGGGGGAAGCTTTAGAGCAACAAAATGGGTTAATTGAAGAGTgtaaacagaagaaaaaaacatctttgGCCTGAAAAGCTGGGAGTGAGTGTGTTCCAAAAGTGCTTGTATTTATTACTCAGTACTCATTGCAACCGTTTCATAGCAATAGCGTATACCACAACACCGCACAAAACATATTAGCTTGAGCATGATAAGCGCAGGATATACAAATAACTGAGATTAAACTTCTCGCAGGAGATGAATGTTCAATGGATGTCCATGAAATCGAGcaacaacattaaaaaatactcGCAAAAGCATTTAAACAAATGCATCCAACAGTAACAGCCCAGATGGTAGGCATCAATAGATCAAAATATCAGATACGTATATTCGTAACTGGAACGAACGGTTTCCACCAACCTTCAACTATTACTCACATCAACAAAGCACAACATTTAGCGTGGCGTAATTTTTATACGCCGTTCGACACTCGTCATATGCATGCACATTTTCACTACAGGCACTATGGAACCAGGAAGTCACGAACTACTGATGCTATCAACTTACTTGCATAAAGACTCATTTCAGGAATATGTTACATTTAGTCGTTTCTCGAACGGTAGGCCACTTCCTTTTCTCCTTTCTCGTTAACTCATGTCTACTCACTTACCCGTTGCGTGTTTGTGCCGGGTAAGCTAAATATCGCGATATTTACATAAATTAAACGTATAAGTTAAACTTTATCCTTCTGTAATTCGGAGCATTGTgcgaaagaaatgtttaatcAAAGTTTTCCTACCCTCAACAAGGCCCATTGGCATCCATGTATTATCAAACCGGTGCAAAATTGTGACTTTTCTATAGAGCAATTCCTACAGATACAATTTGATTAGTTCATCACTAACAGCACTAGGTGCCAGAATGCCGAGGTCGGTAAACAGCAAAGTAATGTATCCGGGCGGTGTATAATCAACCATCGGGTGTACTTTTGCCGTATCCTTGAgatttttcttgttgtacTACAAAAGAAAGGCGTTGTTAAAATATAATTGCATTCATCGACGGATCAAGCTAATAAGCACATACCTTGTACTCATTTGGTAGATCCCGCTGGTTTAGTGGATACAGTCGACAGAATTTAAAACTTTCCACCAACGTGTAGAACGGCTTTTTCATCTCCCTGGCACATATCGCCATCGTGACGGTACCGATACGATTGATAATGCCACCGCTTTCGACAACGCCTTCAGCACCGACCAGCACCATATCCACCGTTTCCATCACGTACCCAATGGCCGTGTCCAGGATTAGCGTACAGTCGATTCCAGCATTTTCCAGCTCTCTTACCATTTGCTCCCTGGTAGAATAAATCAAGAATATAGATACTCCTGATGAATTCGTTAATCTTTCTGCTTACCCGTGATGATCCGGGGCACTGTGTGTAACAAATACGTGgaatcgtttgttgttttgagcCGCCAGTATCAGTGCCTCTCGAACAGTTCGTGATCGCGCGTGTGTTAGAATGCGCTGTAAGAGGTGTAAGTAAAAACGCATCACAATCGAGTTCCTTTTTTCCTACTTGCTGCTCGTTTTCTATGCAACACGTACGCATCCTTCAGTAATGAATGTGATGGCCTGCTTGGCAATCACGTTCCTGCTTTCCAGCAACTTTTCAAGAAACATTTTTCCTCTATTCAACATAATGTTTCGCACTTCGTCCATGGTATTGTCGTCGATCTTCGCCAACGTAATGAATCGTGTGAAAAGCTCCGTTCCGGAGACAACCGATGTCATCGGTTTGTCCGTCTTACGCATAGCTCCCACAGCCGCCTGAAGAGTCGAATGAAACTCCTGCACCGTATCAACTGAAATGGACAGTTATCGGTGCACTTACGGATCACTAGCGCATGTGGAATCTCTAGGTCGGTGAATCTTACATTTAGTTTTTTCCAGTACCATCAGCAGCGTTTTTATGGCCGCAATGCCGGGCGACAAGTTATCGTCCTTTTCAAGAATGCTAACAAAGTGGGAGGCCACATCTGGAATACGAAGACATTCGATAAAAGATCATTCTATTTCGATTGGGGTAAACAGTTCTGAACGCCGCTGTACTTACCAAACTGTTGGGTTTCTTCCTTCATTTTAAGATGTACAAGGTTGAATCCACCACAGCAGGATAAGTTGAACTTGTGTTGATCCTTTGCTTGAACGAGGAGCTCAGGATACGAAGAAAATCGGATACAGAAAAGCGCACAGTATTACAATTGTTATGCAGAATGTGGCAAAATTGCCGTGCTGTTTGGATTTTGACAGCGGTTTGTATTTGTTGTTATTTCGGCAGTCATTGAGCTGTGGTCGCGGCATTTCTTTGAGCATGACGTTACACGCTGCTTGCTCATATGACCAAAAGGTGGCGCTACTGTGCTTCGGTAAATATTCggttgaatttttgaaaagcCACTTTCACTGTGTTTTCACCGAAAATGATGATTATTTAATACATGTGGAAGCAGAAATAtgcataaaaatataaaagacGGAAAATGTGAAGCAAAACACACTTATAAAAGATTATGAGCAGCAAAAGAAATGTGAGAGAAACGTCACGCTGCACACGTTACGTGGTGAGCCACCGAAAGAGGCCCCCTTGTTACTTGGGAATCAGCAACAGAGGAGTTACGAGGCGTTACACTATTGCTTGGCTGGACGAGAGACTGTCACACCGCGAGCATCGAGTTTACCCAAATTTTGACAGTGTTCGTGGACGGAAGGTTTCGTGCTCGGGTTTGCCGTGTCATCAAATAAATTGCGTTTTGGATCGTATGCTGATATCAATTTCCCATTTCCACAACCAGCAAAGGTACGTAGCATCTTGCAGGAATTGGGGTCAACGCAGGAGCACGGTCCTAAATCGTGGCCCTCGAAGAAAACTCTCCTCACCTAGCCATCCATTTTGTGGGTCGAATATGGATGTGAGGTAGATTTCAACATGGCGGCTGTGGCTCACGATCGAAGGCGTATACATTTTCTATTACCCAAGGACGATACGGACGGCCTTGGTTTCACGATTTTCACCACTGTGGGCTGTGGGGTTACAATTGTGCAATTGGTAGCAAAACTGCGATGCTTCCA
The Anopheles moucheti chromosome 2, idAnoMoucSN_F20_07, whole genome shotgun sequence genome window above contains:
- the LOC128309813 gene encoding translation initiation factor eIF-2B subunit alpha; amino-acid sequence: MKEETQQFDVASHFVSILEKDDNLSPGIAAIKTLLMVLEKTKFDTVQEFHSTLQAAVGAMRKTDKPMTSVVSGTELFTRFITLAKIDDNTMDEVRNIMLNRGKMFLEKLLESRNVIAKQAITFITEGCRILTHARSRTVREALILAAQNNKRFHVFVTHSAPDHHGEQMVRELENAGIDCTLILDTAIGYVMETVDMVLVGAEGVVESGGIINRIGTVTMAICAREMKKPFYTLVESFKFCRLYPLNQRDLPNEYKYNKKNLKDTAKVHPMVDYTPPGYITLLFTDLGILAPSAVSDELIKLYL